The Vibrio sp. 10N DNA window ACCAAAGACAAGGTTAAACGGCTATTCTCTCGCAGTGCCATCACCAAATTGGCTTCAGCGTCTGTTTCGAAAACCGATTTTAGAAGGCGGTCAATCGCCAGAATATCGGCAGGCGCCTCAGTTCGAATAAGCATTAGCAACCCCATTTACGTCTGATGTTGGCTGCAACCCTTTATGTACGAACTCAGCCAAGTGCATGAGAGCCGATAACATCGGCTTTGGCAGTGCATCCAAATCCACACTGTCCATCAAGTTCTTTACCTCAAGCCCGAGTTCCGTATCTCCTTCGATACTCAAACGGCGCTGGAAGAACAGCGTATCTGGGTCTTCCTTACGACCAGCAATCAACACTAAGTCATTCAGATCGCCGCTAAAACTGACGTTTTCCTGTTGCTCGCGTTCAGCGACAATAAGCGATTCATCACTGTAGGAAATGTACCAACTGAGGTTCAGATCACGAATATGAACTTTCAACCACTTATCTTCAAGAAAATCGAAGTCACCATCCTCAAGTGCTTCTTTAAAAACGGTTTTTAGCCCTTCAAGCAGAACCCGGTTCTGAACTTTGTTCGGCAGAAAATTGACGGGGGATCGCAAAATTTGTGCTGCGTTTTTAACTAGTTGACTACGAATCTTGTCTAACACGCGGTTTTTCCGTTAGTTTGTACTTTAGAAACGCCATAATACGGTATTCGTACAAAAAAAATCCTGTTGTGTGTCAAATATTTTTTGCTTTTATCTTTACCCTTTCCTAACTGATAAATCACAGTTATAGTGTGTGGGTTACTGATATATAAGCGCTTCAGAGAACTGGTAGTACATTGATGTCATCCAAATTGTTAAAGGAATACTTTGCTAAGCTAACGTCTAATAGCCCCTTCTTTTTTGCTATTTTAGACGACGAGCACCACTATTGGATGGTCAATGATCGCTATTGCGATGTAGCCGGTCTCACCCACAGCGACCTCATTGGTATGAATGATAATGAGGTACTCGGCGCACGCTTCTATCACCAGCTCAAGCCATATTATGAACGTGCTTTTCTCGGTGAATCGATTGAAGCGGAAGTCACCCTTGACGAGTCAGACATCGAGTCTAGTCTGCATTTTAGTGTCTCCCCGATTGAATTGAACGGCGTGGTTGAATATGTGGTCTTTCATGCCATTGATACCTCTGAAAAACAGATCATTACCCGTTCGCTCGAAGAATCCGAAACTAAATTTTTAAAGCTGACGGAGCTAATTCCCGATGGCCTGCTGCTGGTCGAAGATGGCTGCATCATCTCGGCTAACCCTGCGTCCGCACGTTTGTTTGGCTACTCAAGCCACGGCGACTTACTTGGGGAGTCTCTCACTCGTTTGCTTCGCAATGAAAATAGCAACCAACGTGTACAGCTCAATTTCAACCAAATCGATGCCAAAACACCGCTGCATTTCATGACCAGTGACTATTGTGGTAGCCAGCGACGTTTGGCACTGCATGTCGATACGGCGAACTTATTCGGTGCCAATGCCCATTTAATATTGGTGCAAGATCTTGACGAGAAACCTAGCCCGGTCACCCAAAGCAGTCACGAAGATGCCAACATTGACGCGCTAACCAAACTCTACAATCGACTCGGCTTTACCCGCTGCCTCGATCACTTTATTGAGGCTGGCACTCCGTTTGTCATGCTCTACCTTGATATAGACAACTTCAAAAACATCAACGATTCACTCGGCCACCACATTGGCGACCGAGTGATCCAAGAAGTCTCGGCACGTCTTAAGCGCTACTTACCGCAAGAGGCGGTGCTCGCTCACTTAGGCGGTGATGAATTTGGCATCATTTTGCCTGAGCCCGATAGCAATATCGCTGCAGACGAACTGGCAGAGAAAATCATCGGCTTGATTAATCAGCCCTTCGATCTACACCACTTTAGTAAACGACTAGCCTGCTCCATCGGTAGCGTACAGTCGCCTAATGATGGCAATGATGCGCGAATCCTGCTGCAAAATGCCGACACCGCGATGTACGAAGCTAAAGCGCGCGGTCGCAACCGACTAGTCAAGTTTAATGACCAGATGAACAAAGAGGCGCGAATGCGTCTATGGCTGGAAATTGAACTGCAAAAAGCGCTGCAGCAAAATGGTCTAGAGGTTTGGTATCAACCTAAAGTTAACGCGCGCGATTTCAGCATTAATGGCGCAGAAGCTCTGGTGCGTTGGAAGCACCCTGTGGAAGGCTACATCAGCCCGGCCTCTTTCATCCCAGTTGCTGAGCAAGCTGGCTTAATCGAAAGTCTTGGCCGCGTGGTCATGCGCGATGTATTTACCACGGTAAAACGCTGGAAGCTGCAGGGCATTTTGCCTGGACGGGTGGCGATCAACTTATCCCCAGAACAGTTTGGCAACCCTAAACTCATTGACTACATGGAGCGCCTACTGCGTAGCACTGGGCTTGATCCTAGCTGTATCACCTTCGAGCTGACCGAAAGTGCCGTCATGAGCAACAGCGAACATACACTGCAAATGCTGAACTCCATTAAAAAGCTTGGTTTTGCACTGTCAATTGATGACTTCGGTACGGGCTACTCTTCGCTCTCGTATCTAGCCCATTTCCCTATTGATGAACTTAAGATCGACCGCGCATTCATCATGGATATTGATACCCTGCCTAAGCAGCTAACGGTGATTGAAAACATCATCAACTTGGGCAAATCACTTAACTTGTCGGTTGTGGCCGAAGGAGTGGAAACGCGTCATCAGGCGACGCTGCTGTCAAATCTCAACTGTAACTCTATTCAGGGTTTCCACTTCCACCGTCCGCAACCTAAGCACGAAGTGGAAGCGCTATTTGCTCAAAATCGTCGCCACCGAAACTAGTTATAATTGTTATCCAAAGAGGCCAGATGTTGACCTTTCAGCAAACTTACCTCTTTGGTGTTAATTCATTGCTTATTAAGCGAAACCTGCCTTATATCAAACTCGCCTACAGTAACTTTTCATAAAATGCGCTCTACTGACAGAATTATGGTATTGAGCATATGGAACTCTTATGCCCAGCGGGTAACTTACCTGCATTAAAAACGGCAATTGATTGCGGTGCCGACGCCGTCTATATCGGCTTTAAAGACGACACCAATGCCCGTCACTTTGCGGGTCTTAACTTCACTGGTAAGAAGCTTGAGCGCGCGGCTCAATATGTTCACGACCACAACAAGAAACTACACATTGCACTAAACACCTTCGCTCACCCGAATGGATTTGAGCGTTGGACGAATGCCGTCGATCAAGCGGCCGATCTGGGCGTGGATGCGTTGATCGTTGCCGATATCGCTGTACTCGATTACGCCGCGAACAAATATCCGGACCTTGAACTGCACCTTTCAGTTCAAGCCTCAGCGACCAACGTTGCAGCCATCGACTTCTATCACAAGAACTTCAACATCAAACGCGTAGTACTACCGCGCGTGCTGTCGATCCATCAAGTGAAGCAGCTCTCTCGAAACATGACATCTGATGTCGAGTTAGAAGTATTTGCCTTCGGCAGTCTTTGTATTATGTCTGAAGGTCGCTGCTACCTTTCGTCTTACCTCACCGGCGAATCGCCAAACACAGTAGGTGCATGTTCTCCGGCAAAATACGTTCGCTGGCAAGAAACAGAAACCGGTTTAGAATCACGTCTAAATGACATTCTGATTGACCGCTACGCACAAGGTGAAAATGCCGGCTACCCTACTTTGTGTAAGGGACGATTTGAAGCGGAAGTCGATGGTGAGCGTAAGCGCTACCATGCTCTTGAAGAGCCAACCAGCCTGAATACCTTGTCTATGCTACCAGAGCTGTTTGCTGCCAATGTTGCTTCAGTGAAAATTGAAGGCCGTCAACGCAGCCCTGCCTATGTCGAGCAAGTGACTCGTACCTGGCGTGAAGCGATTGATATGTACCAGCGTAATCCAGAGCAATACCAAGTAAAACCAACTTGGGACAGTGCACTGGCGAACGTTTCTGAAGGTACGCAAACAACACTCGGTGCTTACCACCGTAAGTGGCAATAAGGAGCAAATCACATGAAATATGCATTAGGGCCGCTGCTGTACTTTTGGCCAAAGCAAGATGTAGAAAGCTTCTACGAACAAGCAAAATCAAGCTCTGCGGATATCATCTATCTGGGTGAGAGTGTTTG harbors:
- the ubiU gene encoding ubiquinone anaerobic biosynthesis protein UbiU, which encodes MELLCPAGNLPALKTAIDCGADAVYIGFKDDTNARHFAGLNFTGKKLERAAQYVHDHNKKLHIALNTFAHPNGFERWTNAVDQAADLGVDALIVADIAVLDYAANKYPDLELHLSVQASATNVAAIDFYHKNFNIKRVVLPRVLSIHQVKQLSRNMTSDVELEVFAFGSLCIMSEGRCYLSSYLTGESPNTVGACSPAKYVRWQETETGLESRLNDILIDRYAQGENAGYPTLCKGRFEAEVDGERKRYHALEEPTSLNTLSMLPELFAANVASVKIEGRQRSPAYVEQVTRTWREAIDMYQRNPEQYQVKPTWDSALANVSEGTQTTLGAYHRKWQ
- the ubiT gene encoding ubiquinone anaerobic biosynthesis accessory factor UbiT, encoding MLDKIRSQLVKNAAQILRSPVNFLPNKVQNRVLLEGLKTVFKEALEDGDFDFLEDKWLKVHIRDLNLSWYISYSDESLIVAEREQQENVSFSGDLNDLVLIAGRKEDPDTLFFQRRLSIEGDTELGLEVKNLMDSVDLDALPKPMLSALMHLAEFVHKGLQPTSDVNGVANAYSN
- a CDS encoding putative bifunctional diguanylate cyclase/phosphodiesterase — encoded protein: MSSKLLKEYFAKLTSNSPFFFAILDDEHHYWMVNDRYCDVAGLTHSDLIGMNDNEVLGARFYHQLKPYYERAFLGESIEAEVTLDESDIESSLHFSVSPIELNGVVEYVVFHAIDTSEKQIITRSLEESETKFLKLTELIPDGLLLVEDGCIISANPASARLFGYSSHGDLLGESLTRLLRNENSNQRVQLNFNQIDAKTPLHFMTSDYCGSQRRLALHVDTANLFGANAHLILVQDLDEKPSPVTQSSHEDANIDALTKLYNRLGFTRCLDHFIEAGTPFVMLYLDIDNFKNINDSLGHHIGDRVIQEVSARLKRYLPQEAVLAHLGGDEFGIILPEPDSNIAADELAEKIIGLINQPFDLHHFSKRLACSIGSVQSPNDGNDARILLQNADTAMYEAKARGRNRLVKFNDQMNKEARMRLWLEIELQKALQQNGLEVWYQPKVNARDFSINGAEALVRWKHPVEGYISPASFIPVAEQAGLIESLGRVVMRDVFTTVKRWKLQGILPGRVAINLSPEQFGNPKLIDYMERLLRSTGLDPSCITFELTESAVMSNSEHTLQMLNSIKKLGFALSIDDFGTGYSSLSYLAHFPIDELKIDRAFIMDIDTLPKQLTVIENIINLGKSLNLSVVAEGVETRHQATLLSNLNCNSIQGFHFHRPQPKHEVEALFAQNRRHRN